A region of Toxorhynchites rutilus septentrionalis strain SRP chromosome 1, ASM2978413v1, whole genome shotgun sequence DNA encodes the following proteins:
- the LOC129781951 gene encoding uncharacterized protein LOC129781951, whose amino-acid sequence MEDQACEKCNKTDNRPMVACDACEAWYHMECVGESPGVENRSFECPKCTVKKDKQAKRGNKQNAPAPSKPCKYQTSKGAVPPIERDSNLEFPVPSDNQDNSERAEFIGQNEVATNTLETVGENIVECGFEHSGNRLRDKLKRLENEMKLKEEQLSEERIIQEKRIELEAKLMQKRLYQQRELKQKQLHHERLMYQKQLEEEAEFQRQQQLLREEFSKLKGDLRSSESENKTTEPSNSNPQPVPELQETPKRNPKLSKIPVLTRTTQAQQQDVPSEDGSSSTSDADNDEEEFEELNPVPPAIPTQTTRTLTSYGSGPNKAQRAARQVLTKKLPVFTGRVEEWPLFYSSYVNSTDACGFSEVENLVRLQECLRGPALDSVRSRLLLPKAVPQVIETLRMLYGRPEQLIHTLLSKVRRTDAPRADRLETFIPFGMAVQELCDHLEAAELHDHLVNPVLIQELVDKLPASTKREWVHHKRNAANVNLRTFSDFASSIVSEASEVTLNVDSHFSTKFEKPKPKDKGFIHVHSGPSTNLFPLSPCRICKASGHRIRNCEEFRRLNLAERVKLMERWKLCERCLNEHTGWCRFKITCNVGNCRLNHHPLVHKDTTPVPVVQRATTLATVNAGHLHTHLDGKLPVIFRIVPITLLGERKSITTFAYLDEGSSMTLVEESIVRELGVRGAYQPLTLQWTGNIVRREASSECVSFKVASDAGDRLDVKEAHTVKKLHLPKQRVNFKELSKHYPHLEGLYAADHTGEEPKILIGLNNAFLLAPLESRVGNANEPIAVRSCLGWTIYGPRDTVSTTGFLGFHSGYTNEDLHQMMWEYYLSQEPRTIVSKLPESAEDRRARELLEATTIKIGDRFETGLLWRTDDVKLPDSYPMAIKRLQGLERRLLKNPEMYDKVKQKIKEYQVKKYAHKVTPVELATSNPNKIWYLPLNVVVNPRKPQKIRLVLDAAAQVDGVSLNSKLLAGPDFLTPLHTVIQQFRERQVAYGGDIREMYHQFRMRDTDKHVLRFLFRAHPKTEPEVYVMDVAIFGSACSPASAQYIKNLNASHYADQFPEAASAIIHKHYVDDYFDCADTADEAIERAKQVRYIHSQAGLEIRNWVSNSTGFLEAMGESTSGSKVSLNNGKEGPSERVLGIIWLPSDDVFTFSTTMRADLMHYMSTNDRPTKRIILSCIMSLFDPLGLLAPFTVHGKGLLQHTWRSGCDWDEKVNDECYEKWSRLRNVFPVINQVLIPRCYLRNAPSSAYSTLEAHVFMDASQDYYGCAVYFRITHQGNSRCSLVAAKTKVGPLKPFSIPRMELLAATLGVQLLNSVLSNHNIKPTKRVLWTDSSTVLHWIAADPRKFKPFVAYRVGEILQETSINEWRYVRSKLNIADILTKWSNHASLEPDGPWFCGPDFLQHSEEEWPSYNRPPPSLVSELRVLNMFHTKVDNILWIDASRISKWNILLRSVCCVIRFISNCRLRIQRKPIEVLYVPEMSKLVRRSVCSIIVPLKQEEYEIAEQVLWRQAQRDFYGDEISTLLKNRQLAREQWIPIEKSSKLKKLCPFLDEHDVLRVDGRTSMAEFVPFDTRFPIILPRDHIITYRIVEFYHQRYGHANKETVFNEVRQRFSISKLRALVANVAKSCPWCKVRNSRPHVPRMAPLPIERLTPYVRPFSYVGVDYFGPIEVTVGYRRIEKRWIALFTCLNVRAVHLEVAHRLNTESCIMAIRRFVVRRGPPIVIFSDNGTNFKAANNELQNQIQLIDTACANVFTNARTRWCFNPPSAPHMGGVWERMVRTVKEVMKTLHERHRLNDEILLTVIAETEEIVNARPLIYLPQDSVECQAITPNHFLRGTSSGLQDPVIAPTSEAEALRNAYFRSQLVSDELWKRWLKEYLPSLNARTKWMEETTPLAPGDLVFIVDDSNRNGWIRGEIQEVVEGRDGRIRQAKVRTANGIFRRPVSRLARIEIMSVGKSCPNEGSGQGLRVGDLLKPLGTNLKLTPENVKKPEQYKN is encoded by the coding sequence ATGGAGGATCAAGCTTGCGAGAAGTGCAATAAAACCGATAATCGTCCAATGGTGGCTTGCGACGCATGCGAAGCCTGGTATCACATGGAATGTGTAGGAGAATCTCCGGGAGTGGAAAATCGATCTTTCGAGTGTCCTAAGTGTACTGTCAAGAAGGATAAACAAGCAAAAAGGGGGAATAAGCAGAACGCTCCCGCGCCCTCAAAGCCTTGTAAATATCAAACCTCTAAAGGCGCAGTGCCTCCCATCGAGAGAGATTCTAATCTGGAATTTCCGGTTCCATCTGATAACCAAGACAACTCGGAGCGAGCAGAATTTATCGGTCAGAACGAAGTGGCAACGAACACATTAGAAACGGTAGGCGAAAACATAGTCGAATGTGGTTTCGAACATTCCGGGAACCGTCTACGAGATAAGCTAAAACGGTTGGAGAATGAAATGAAGTTGAAAGAAGAACAACTATCAGAAGAGAGAATAATTCAGGAGAAGCGGATCGAGCTGGAGGCGAAGTTAATGCAGAAGAGACTGTATCAGCAAAGGGAGCTGAAACAGAAACAGTTGCATCACGAACGTCTGATGTATCAGAAACAGTTGGAAGAAGAGGCTGAGTTTCAACGTCAACAACAACTCTTACGCGAAGAATTCTCAAAACTCAAAGGCGATCTGCGATCTTCTGAGTCGGAAAATAAAACGACGGAACCCAGTAATAGCAATCCGCAACCTGTTCCTGAGTTACAGGAAACACCAAAACGTAACccgaaattatcaaaaattccaGTACTCACGCGAACAACGCAGGCACAACAGCAAGACGTTCCAAGTGAGGACGGTTCATCGTCTACGAGTGATGCAGACAACGACGAGGAGGAATTCGAAGAGCTCAATCCAGTACCGCCCGCAATTCCAACGCAGACGACAAGAACACTAACTTCGTATGGGTCGGGGCCAAACAAGGCTCAACGTGCTGCTCGCCAAGTTTTAACGAAAAAACTTCCCGTGTTCACAGGTCGGGTTGAAGAGTGGCCGCTTTTCTACAGCAGTTATGTCAACTCTACGGATGCGTGCGGCTTCTCAGAGGTAGAAAACCTTGTACGTCTCCAAGAATGTTTAAGAGGACCAGCTTTGGATTCGGTACGTAGTCGGCTTCTACTTCCAAAAGCTGTTCCTCAAGTGATTGAGACCTTGCGTATGTTATACGGTCGGCCGGAACAGCTTATCCATACTCTGCTATCCAAGGTCCGAAGAACAGATGCACCAAGAGCTGATCGACTAGAAACCTTCATACCATTCGGGATGGCGGTACAAGAGCTATGCGATCATCTGGAAGCAGCAGAGTTGCACGACCATCTTGTGAATCCGGTTCTGATTCAAGAACTGGTCGATAAACTTCCAGCGTCCACGAAGCGAGAATGGGTTCATCATAAACGCAATGCTGCAAACGTAAATCTCCGCACATTTTCTGATTTTGCGTCGTCCATCGTGTCCGAAGCCAGCGAAGTTACACTGAACGTCGATTCACACTTCTCCACTAAATTTGAAAAACCGAAACCGAAGGATAAAGGATTTATTCATGTTCACAGTGGACCGTCAACGAATTTATTTCCACTAAGTCCATGTCGCATCTGTAAAGCTTCGGGTCACCGTATACGAAACTGTGAAGAATTTCGCCGATTGAATCTTGCTGAGCGGGTTAAGCTGATGGAACGCTGGAAGCTGTGTGAACGTTGCCTCAATGAGCACACAGGATGGTGCCGTTTCAAGATTAcgtgcaatgttggtaattgtCGCTTAAATCATCACCCATTGGTACATAAAGATACGACTCCCGTTCCGGTGGTACAACGAGCTACGACTCTGGCCACAGTTAATGCAGGTCATCTACACACGCATCTCGATGGGAAGCTACCCGTTATTTTCAGAATCGTTCCTATCACATTGCTTGGTGAGCGAAAATCTATCACTACGTTTGCTTACCTCGATGAAGGCTCGTCAATGACACTCGTTGAAGAGAGCATCGTTCGCGAGCTGGGAGTACGAGGAGCGTATCAGCCGTTGACTCTCCAGTGGACGGGCAATATTGTTCGACGGGAAGCTTCATCTGAGTGTGTGTCATTCAAAGTTGCTTCCGATGCAGGAGATCGATTAGATGTGAAAGAAGCACATACGGTGAAAAAGTTACATCTACCGAAGCAGCGAGTTAACTTCAAGGAGTTGTCCAAACATTATCCACATTTGGAGGGTCTGTATGCAGCCGACCATACTGGAGAGGAACCGAAAATCCTGATCGGACTCAACAACGCCTTCTTGCTTGCTCCATTGGAATCCAGGGTTGGTAATGCCAATGAACCCATTGCAGTTCGCTCTTGCTTAGGATGGACGATATATGGCCCTAGAGATACTGTTTCGACAACTGGTTTTCTCGGTTTCCACAGTGGATATACTAACGAGGATCTTCACCAAATGATGTGGGAGTATTATCTGAGTCAAGAGCCTCGAACCATTGTAAGTAAGCTTCCGGAATCTGCTGAGGACCGCAGAGCACGAGAACTCTTGGAGGCTACGACGATTAAAATCGGTGATCGGTTCGAAACCGGTCTCCTTTGGCGAACAGACGACGTTAAATTACCAGACAGTTACCCGATGGCAATCAAGCGGTTACAGGGACTCGAGCGGCGACTTCTGAAGAATCCGGAAATGTACGATAAAGTGAAACAGAAAATAAAGGAGTACCAAGTAAAAAAATATGCACATAAAGTAACCCCGGTGGAACTTGCGACGTCTAATCCGAATAAAATATGGTACTTGCCTCTGAATGTGGTTGTCAACCCAAGGAAACCACAAAAAATAAGGTTGGTGCTTGACGCAGCGGCACAAGTAGACGGCGTATCCCTAAACTCGAAGCTCCTCGCGGGCCCAGACTTCCTGACGCCCCTCCACACCGTTATTCAACAGTTTCGCGAAAGACAGGTGGCGTACGGCGGAGATATTCGTGAAATGTATCACCAGTTCCGAATGAGAGACACAGACAAACACGTTTTGCGTTTTTTGTTTCGGGCTCATCCAAAGACTGAACCGGAAGTATATGTAATGGACGTGGCCATTTTTGGCTCAGCATGCTCGCCTGCGTCCgcacaatatataaaaaatctcAACGCATCCCACTACGCTGATCAGTTCCCCGAGGCAGCAAGTGCAATTATCCACAAGCACTATGTGGATGATTATTTTGATTGTGCGGATACTGCTGATGAAGCTATTGAACGAGCGAAACAAGTGCGTTACATTCATAGCCAAGCTGGTTTAGAGATACGCAATTGGGTCTCAAACTCGACAGGTTTCCTTGAAGCAATGGGTGAATCAACTTCAGGAAGCAAGGTGTCGTTGAATAACGGCAAAGAGGGTCCTAGTGAGCGTGTTTTAGGAATTATTTGGCTGCCCTCCGACGACGTGTTCACTTTCTCCACGACGATGCGCGCAGACCTGATGCATTATATGTCAACCAACGATCGTCCTACTAAACGGATCATACTCAGCTGCATAATGAGTCTTTTTGACCCATTAGGTTTGCTAGCACCATTTACCGTTCACGGGAAAGGTCTTCTTCAACATACCTGGCGCTCTGGCTGCGATTGGGATGAGAAGGTGAACGATGAGTGCTACGAAAAATGGTCTCGTTTGCGAAATGTATTTCCCGTCATCAACCAAGTGCTCATACCCCGGTGTTATCTGCGAAATGCCCCATCAAGCGCATACAGTACGCTGGAAGCCCACGTGTTTATGGATGCGAGTCAGGATTACTACGGGTGCGCTGTATATTTCCGAATAACTCACCAAGGAAATTCTCGATGTTCGCTGGTGGCTGCGAAGACGAAAGTTGGTCCGTTGAAGCCATTTTCCATTCCACGAATGGAGTTGCTAGCTGCAACATTAGGAGTACAACTGTTGAATTCAGTATTATCAAATCACAACATCAAACCTACGAAACGTGTTCTATGGACTGACTCATCAACAGTGCTGCATTGGATAGCCGCAGACCCGCGAAAATTTAAACCGTTTGTCGCGTATCGAGTCGGCGAAATTCTGCAGGAAACAAGTATAAACGAGTGGCGTTATGTACGCAGCAAATTAAATATTGCAGACATCCTAACTAAATGGAGCAATCATGCTTCACTAGAGCCCGATGGTCCCTGGTTCTGTGGTCCGGATTTCCTCCAACACTCGGAGGAAGAATGGCCATCTTACAACCGCCCTCCGCCAAGTCTCGTTTCAGAGCTCAGAGTTCTCAACATGTTCCACACAAAGGTGGATAATATCCTGTGGATCGACGCTTCCAGAATATCCAAATGGAACATTTTATTACGTTCGGTTTGCTGCGTGATCCGATTCATTTCAAACTGTCGCCTGCGAATTCAACGAAAACCTATCGAAGTATTGTACGTTCCAGAGATGTCAAAACTTGTACGGCGTTCAGTTTGTTCGATCATCGTACCCCTAAAACAAGAAGAGTATGAGATTGCCGAACAAGTGCTCTGGAGGCAAGCACAACGAGATTTTTATGGAGATGAAATAAGTACCCTGTTGAAAAATCGTCAATTAGCCCGTGAACAGTGGATACCGATTGAAAAGTCAAGTAAGCTGAAAAAACTGTGTCCGTTTCTCGATGAGCATGATGTTTTGCGCGTGGATGGTCGAACCAGCATGGCGGAATTTGTTCCCTTTGATACCAGGTTTCCCATTATATTGCCGAGGGATCACATCATCACATATCGAATCGTCGAGTTCTACCATCAGCGATATGGACACGCAAATAAAGAAACGGTATTCAACGAAGTTCGTCAGCGGTTTTCGATTTCAAAGCTAAGAGCATTGGTGGCAAATGTCGCAAAAAGTTGCCCATGGTGTAAAGTGCGCAATTCTCGTCCACATGTGCCAAGAATGGCTCCGTTGCCAATAGAACGTCTAACCCCATATGTTAGGCCGTTCAGTTACGTGGGGGTGGACTATTTCGGTCCTATTGAGGTCACTGTGGGTTATCGTAGGATCGAAAAACGGTGGATTGCCCTATTTACCTGCTTGAATGTGCGTGCAGTTCACCTCGAAGTGGCTCACCGCTTGAATACCGAATCGTGTATAATGGCCATTAGACGATTTGTTGTGCGACGAGGACCTCCAATAGTTATCTTTTCTGATAATGGAACTAACTTTAAGgctgcaaataatgagctgcaGAATCAGATCCAACTTATCGATACTGCATGTGCCAATGTGTTCACCAACGCAAGAACGCGATGGTGCTTCAATCCGCCCTCCGCACCCCATATGGGGGGCGTATGGGAGCGCATGGTGCGCACAGTTAAAGAGGTAATGAAGACGCTGCATGAAAGACATCGCCTTAACGACGAGATACTGCTAACAGTTATCGCTGAGACTGAAGAAATCGTCAATGCCAGACCGCTCATCTATCTTCCTCAGGACTCCGTGGAATGTCAAGCCATAACACCGAATCATTTTTTACGTGGTACTTCGTCAGGGCTCCAAGATCCAGTGATCGCACCAACTAGCGAAGCAGAAGCATTGCGCAATGCGTATTTTCGCTCGCAACTGGTTTCGGATGAGCTGTGGAAGCGTTGGCTGAAGGAATATCTGCCGTCGTTAAACGCGCGGACCAAATGGATGGAGGAGACTACCCCTTTAGCTCCTGGAGATTTAGTTTTCATCGTTGACGACTCTAACCGTAATGGGTGGATACGGGGAGAAATACAGGAAGTAGTTGAAGGTCGTGACGGTCGCATACGACAAGCCAAGGTGCGCACTGCGAATGGGATATTTCGGCGACCAGTGAGCCGGTTGGCTCGAATCGAAATTATGTCGGTTGGTAAATCTTGCCCAAATGAAGGTTCCGGACAAGGTTTACGGGTCGGGGATTTGTTGAAACCGCTGGGCACAAATTTAAAATTGACAcccgaaaatgtcaaaaaacccGAACAATATAAAAACTGA